CCCCTACTATCGTGATAGACATTGATAGGTGATGTTAGATTTATAAAGCTTATGCCATTGTCAAGTCCCAACCAAAGATTGCCATCCACATCCTCAAATAGGGAGAGGACCGTATTGTTACGAAGCCCTTTAAGTTGGTCGATATGATTTAAAAGACTCCCATCTTTGTCCAAATGCAATACACCATGGGCAATGGTACCAAGGGCATATGTTCCATCCCTTAGTTTTAAGGCACTATAGATACTTACCTTAGAAAGTAAGGTATCTGCACCTATCTTCCATGGTTCAGCTATGTCCTTCTCAACTTTAAAAAATCCTTTATTTCGAGTAAGGACCAATAAACCATCCTGATCTTGAAAAATGTTGACCACTTCATTTTCCAGAAAAGGTTCACGATTATATTGAAGGGATTTAGAGTCGTTTTCAATACGATAGAGTCCCTCATTTAAGGTTTGGAAATAAAGATTTTGATTGAGATTAAACACTTTTGGCAATGTAGTTTCGGATTCAATGACCTTGACCGAATCATCTTGAAGATCATAAATATAGAAGTGGTTAAGCGATTGAAACACCATTAACCGGTCAATACTCAAAATGTTCCAAAATTCTTCGTCCTGAATCAAATTCTGTTTAATTCTTTTTGATAGTGACGTATACTGGAGTTTACCTAGCTTATTTTTTTCCCAATAGCCAAACTCCATGTAACAACCTGTATAAATACGCTCTCCAACAACTTTCACTGATCGTATTATGGTCTCGTTCGGTGATGGAAATAATGACCACTCAGCACCATTAAACTCCAAAAGCCCCTTACTATTCGCAACATAGATAAGTTTATCTTTTGATTGTGATATGGCCCAATTTTGATTTTCGGCCTTATATTCTGAGGGTAGGAAATTTTGAACAGGTGGTAGCTCTTGTGCGGAGATGATCATCCCAACAAAAAAGAGCATTGGCGACACTATTCTGGAAAATATATTCACTTGTATACCTGACTTAAGGGTTTAAAAATCACAACTAACTAAAAACTAATACACTACAAAAATGAATTAGGTGCATTTGCAAGATAAAGCATGATGAAGTATGGGGGTTTAAGGGAACAGTATCTTTTCTTTTTCCCGTAAATTAAGCAAAATGATTTTAATCGGAGGAGAACTACGACCACTTTACAGATTATCTATTAAACTCGTATCTTAACAGCTACATTTAAAAATTTTACATCTTCAAAAAACAATGACAACCTCATGAAAGTAGACATCACAAACTCAAACCTAAACTTCAGCGTGTTTTTTGTAATACTATTTTGCTGCATAACAAGCATTTCACTAAATGCACAAACCGAGACCAAACTCATGCACCAACCTGCATTGAGCGATACTCACATTGCCTTTATTTATGCCGAAGATCTATGGATTGCCAATAGGGATGGTTCCAACCCTAAACGCCTTACCATAGATGAAGGGATTGAATCCAGTCCTATCTTCTCACCAGACGGTAGCATGATCGCCTTTAATGCTGAATATGACGGTAATATGGATGTTTTTATCATCCCTTCAAAAGGGGGCATCCCTAAAAGACTGACTTGGCATCCTTACAACGATTTTGTGCGGGATTTTACTTCGGATGGAAAAAATGTACTTTTTGCATCGCAACGAAATTCCCATACAAACAGATATCTTCAATTGTATACCATACCCATAAACGGAGGTACCACTACACAATTGGATGTCCCCAATGCTTTTTGGGCCTCGTATTCCGATAATGATAGCCATATCGCCTACACGCCCATATTTGATGCTTTCAACCAATGGAAACACTATCGAGGTGGACGCATTTCACGAATTTGGGTCTACAATACCGAGAACCATAAAGTAGATGAAATTCCAAAACCAAGTGGAGGGAGTAACGATACCCAACCTCAGTGGATAGGTGAAGATGTCTATTTTAGGAGTGACCGGGATGGGGAGTTCAATCTGTACAGTTATAACACGGTAACAAAGTCCGTCAAAAAGCATACGGATTATAAAGATTTTCCAGTAATCGGCCCTAAGGCACATAAAAACGCCATCATCTATGAGCAGGCTGGAACGCTACATATTTTTGATACTGCTTCTGGTACCGATGAAAAATTGACCTTAACCATTAACACCGACCTGTTGGAATTACGGGAACGTTATGTGTCTGGTAATAAATATGTACGCTCTGCTGCTGTTTCTCCTTCAGGAGCAAGGGCAGTGTTGGATTTTAGGGGGGATATCGTAACCGTTCCTGCGGAAAAAGGGGATGTGGAAAATATTACCCAAACTACCGGAACCCACGAAAAATTTCCGCAATGGTCTCCAGATGGAAAATCCATCGCTTATTTTTCAGATGCATCCGGCGAATATGCCATGCATGTGCAAAATGTAGAAAACGGTTCTGTCAGAAAAATCGAATTAGAGGGAACGGGTTTCTATGCAGCTATAAACTGGTCTCCCGATAGCAAAAAAGTCTGTTATGTGGACAACGGCAGGAATTTGTACGTTACCGACATCGCTTCTAAAAAAACCACTAAGATTGCTCAAGATGACCTTTTTGTTCCCGGTGATATAAGAGAATTGTTCAGTGATTGGTCTTTTGATTCAAATTGGGTTGCCTACACCAAGGTAATAGCCACTAATTTTGAAAAAGCGTATCTCTATTCCCTATCCGAGAACAGGTCGTATGAACTTACAGATGGCCTCTCCAATGTAACGAGCCCTGTTTTTGATCCTAGTGGCAAGTATGTTTATCTATTGGCTTCCACAGATGCTGGGCCACTGGTCAATTGGTTTGATCAATCCAATACCGATAAAGTTTTGACTACATCGATATATTTGGTAACCCTTCAAACAAATGTGATGTCGCCTTTGAAAAAACAGAACGACATTGAAAAAGGAGAAGAAAAAGAAGAACCCAAAGAAAAAGATGTCCCAAAAAATAAAAAACAAAAGCCCGAAGCTCCCAAAACACTAAAAATAGATTGGAAAGGTATCGAAAACAGGATGATAGCCCTACCCGTAAAAGCAGGAGTGTACAGTGACCTTACCAGTGTTAAGGAAGGTGAACTGTACTATATATCCTCTTCCTTCCACTCACCTGAATCACACCTCAACAAGTTTACTTTCGACAAAAGAGAATCCGAAGAGCTGCTACCCTTAAACAGTTATCAGATTGCCGCAGGTGGAAAGAAAATGTTCTATAACAACAAGGGAGCTTGGTTTGTTTCCGATGTTGGCAAAAAATCAGAAGAAG
The nucleotide sequence above comes from Flagellimonas sp. HMM57. Encoded proteins:
- a CDS encoding S41 family peptidase, whose translation is MKVDITNSNLNFSVFFVILFCCITSISLNAQTETKLMHQPALSDTHIAFIYAEDLWIANRDGSNPKRLTIDEGIESSPIFSPDGSMIAFNAEYDGNMDVFIIPSKGGIPKRLTWHPYNDFVRDFTSDGKNVLFASQRNSHTNRYLQLYTIPINGGTTTQLDVPNAFWASYSDNDSHIAYTPIFDAFNQWKHYRGGRISRIWVYNTENHKVDEIPKPSGGSNDTQPQWIGEDVYFRSDRDGEFNLYSYNTVTKSVKKHTDYKDFPVIGPKAHKNAIIYEQAGTLHIFDTASGTDEKLTLTINTDLLELRERYVSGNKYVRSAAVSPSGARAVLDFRGDIVTVPAEKGDVENITQTTGTHEKFPQWSPDGKSIAYFSDASGEYAMHVQNVENGSVRKIELEGTGFYAAINWSPDSKKVCYVDNGRNLYVTDIASKKTTKIAQDDLFVPGDIRELFSDWSFDSNWVAYTKVIATNFEKAYLYSLSENRSYELTDGLSNVTSPVFDPSGKYVYLLASTDAGPLVNWFDQSNTDKVLTTSIYLVTLQTNVMSPLKKQNDIEKGEEKEEPKEKDVPKNKKQKPEAPKTLKIDWKGIENRMIALPVKAGVYSDLTSVKEGELYYISSSFHSPESHLNKFTFDKRESEELLPLNSYQIAAGGKKMFYNNKGAWFVSDVGKKSEEGPINLDAIAVKINPTKEWNNIFYEAWRVNRDYFYDPGMHGADWDAMKVKYEPFIAHAACKQDLYRVMQWMFSELAVGHHRFGSRGDEMNKPEEIPGGLLGANYNVNNNRYQINKIYGGLNWTPDLRSPLTEPGIDIAVGDYIIEVNGKNVVGTDNIYSFFENTANTLVDLKVSKSADGSNAKTFKVTPLATEWAIRNRDWVEGNMKKVHEATNGDVAYVYVPNTATAGFEYFKRYFFPQADKKAIIIDERYNGGGLLADYYIDILKRPEQAYWNFRYGQDLKSPSASIQGPKVMITDETAGSGGDYLPWMFRKFKVGTIVGKRTWGGLVGVLGYPEFIDGGVVTAPNLAFYTKDGYRVENEGVAPDIEVEQLPELVVKGQDPQLEKAIEIVLKQLQENPPKKMERPAYPIRTKS